A single window of Lutzomyia longipalpis isolate SR_M1_2022 chromosome 1, ASM2433408v1 DNA harbors:
- the LOC129797092 gene encoding translation initiation factor eIF-2B subunit alpha, with protein sequence MKDNCESFDVAKYFAQEMEKDKNLSAGIAAIKTLLMVLEKTKFDTVQELHTTIKTAIATMKETEQPLTAVISGCELFSRFITLAKIDDVTMEECRTIMLHRGNVFLQKLLEARQIIAKQASLFVQDGCRILTHSRSRVVLEALTVAAQSNKRFHVFITRSSSDNEGERMRTDLEKYGIDCTLILDSAIGYVMENVDMVFVGAEGVVESGGIINRIGTLTMALCAKEMKKPFYVLAESFKFSRLYPLNQRDLPNEYKYPRKSLKGDLSKTHPQVDYTPPAYITLLFTDLGVLTPSAVSDELIKLYL encoded by the exons atgaAGGACAATTGTGAATCTTTTG ACgtggcaaaatattttgcacaagAGATGGAGAAGGATAAGAATCTGTCTGCCGGAATTGCAGCCATCAAAACATTGCTGATGGTCTTGGAAAAGACAAAAt TTGATACAGTCCAGGAGCTGCATACCACGATTAAAACAGCCATTGCAACAATGAAGGAAACTGAACAACCCCTGACTGCCGTAATTTCCGGATGTGAGCTGTTTTCTCGTTTCATCACCCTGGCTAAAATTGATGATGTTACAATGGAAGAATGCAGGACCATCATGCTACATCGCGGGAATGTCTTTCTACAGAAGCTACTCGAAGCCCGACAAATTATTGCGAAGCAGGCATCGCTTTTTGTCCAAGACGGTTGCAGGATTCTTACACACTCTCGCTCTCGAGTTGTTCTGGAAGCCCTTACTGTAGCAGCTCAATCCAATAAGCGCTTCCATGTTTTTATCACTCGTAGCTCCTCTGACAATGAAGGGGAGCGCATGAGGACAGATCTCGAGAAATATGGAATTGATTGTACCCTAATTCTGGATTCGGCCATAGGATATGTGATGGAGAATGTGGATATGGTATTTGTTGGTGCTGAGGGAGTTGTTGAGAGTGGCGGAATCATCAATCGCATTGGTACCCTTACAATGGCTCTGTGTGCAAAGGAAATGAAGAAACCATTCTACGTGCTGGCTGAGAGCTTCAAATTTTCTCGTCTCTACCCACTTAATCAGCGTGATCTGCCCAATGAGTACAAGTATCCACGGAAATCTCTCAAAGGGGATCTCTCAAAAACCCATCCACAGGTTGACTACACCCCACCAGCCTACATTACCCTCCTATTCACAGATCTAGGAGTCTTGACACCTTCTGCCGTCAGTGATGAGCTCATAAAACTCTATCTGTAG
- the LOC129797094 gene encoding protein glass isoform X1 translates to MYITCGDGIPMEPEMGYVPNNPLFGLPQDSPQECPSASCIGCSSCQCQASTFTIAEFHEDARGSDFDCGSCLDHNTILSLPQNIHTHQQPTSSTYWSEDMGSFPGLPPLELDPLPSLFPFSPCGASYGRNERPTHDMADVLLSLKHAVLKPSPEPQPHQASSQSFGAPQASLSYTVHPSVQTPTAATANYGPSGYYESSCGQHTPAMYPSMSVNVSMNMTMHGYGSESSACSQWPPQSSASAVNVLYPPLLSPGHYPSGTTYSFTADFRPPLPGSSAQSVPSIETPPQPPQRSTCYSAGTYSPIQKPNPMCGASKLRSVRTFGIGYDEDDSGDSLPDAKPNLCRLCGKTYARPSTLKTHLRTHSGERPYRQIFRCPDCNKSFSQAANLTAHVRTHTGQKPFRCPICDRRFSQSSSVTTHMRTHSGERPYRCRACKKAFSDSSTLTKHLRIHSGEKPYQCKLCLLRFSQSGNLNRHMRVHGTNGGNSIT, encoded by the exons ATGTACATTACGTGTGGAGATGGGATCCCCATGGAGCCGGAAATGGGATATGTTCCCAACAATCCCCTGTTTGGGCTACCGCAAGATAGTCCTCAG GAGTGTCCGTCGGCATCCTGCATCGGTTGCTCCAGCTGCCAGTGCCAAGCTTCCACATTTACTATTGCTGAGTTTCACGAAGACGCCAGAGGATCGGATTTCGACTGCGGAAGTTGTCTCGACCACAACACTATTCTCAG CCTACCGCAGAACATTCACACACACCAGCAACCAACCTCAAGTACTTACTGGAGTGAAGATATGGGATCCTTTCCAGGTCTTCCGCCTCTTGAGTTGGATCCATTACCTAGTCTATTCCCCTTCTCACCCTGCGGTGCTTCGTATgg tCGAAATGAAAGACCAACACATGACATGGCTGATGTCCTTCTATCTCTCAAGCATGCCGTGCTGAAGCCAAGTCCAGAGCCTCAGCCCCATCAGGCGTCATCTCAGTCATTTGGGGCACCCCAAGCATCCCTTTCGTACACCGTTCACCCGTCGGTTCAGACACCCACTGCAGCTACAGCAAACTACGGTCCAAGTGGCTACTATGAGAGCTCCTGCGGGCAACATACACCAGCCATGTATCCCAGTATGAGTGTCAACGTCAGCATGAACATGACAATGCACGGATACGGTAGTGAATCATCAGCATGCTCTCAGTGGCCACCACAATCATCAGCATCTGCAGTAAATGTTCTCTACCCCCCGCTCTTGAGTCCTGGGCACTATCCCAGTGGAACCACGTACTCCTTCACGGCGGACTTTCGTCCACCTCTACCGGGTTCATCTGCTCAAAGTGTGCCCTCCATTGAGACACCCCCGCAGCCGCCACAGCGCTCAACATGCTATTCCGCCGGAACATATTCCCCAATCCAAAAGCCAAATCCCATGTGTGGAGCATCGAAACTACGGTCAGTTCGTACATTTGGAATTGGATATGATGAAGATGACAGCGGAGACAGTTTGCCAGATGCAAAGCCCAATTTATGTCGCCTCTGCGGGAAGACTTATGCTAGGCCTAGCACACTCAAGACGCACCTCAGAACTCATTCCGGAGAGAGACCTTACAG GCAAATTTTCAGATGTCCAGATTGCAACAAGAGCTTCTCTCAGGCAGCCAATTTGACGGCACACGTGAGGACCCATACAGGCCAAAAACCCTTCCGGTGCCCCATTTGCGATCGAAGATTCTCCCAGAGTTCCAGTGTAACAACTCACATGAGGACACATTCCGGGGAACGACCTTACAG ATGTCGCGCATGCAAAAAGGCTTTCTCGGACAGCTCCACCCTCACGAAACATCTCCGGATCCATAGTGGTGAGAAGCCATACCAGTGCAAGCTGTGCTTATTGAG ATTTTCTCAGTCAGGCAACCTCAATCGTCACATGCGAGTCCACGGGACCAATGGTGGAAATTCAATAACATGA
- the LOC129797094 gene encoding protein glass isoform X2 encodes MYITCGDGIPMEPEMGYVPNNPLFGLPQDSPQECPSASCIGCSSCQCQASTFTIAEFHEDARGSDFDCGSCLDHNTILSLPQNIHTHQQPTSSTYWSEDMGSFPGLPPLELDPLPSLFPFSPCGASYGRNERPTHDMADVLLSLKHAVLKPSPEPQPHQASSQSFGAPQASLSYTVHPSVQTPTAATANYGPSGYYESSCGQHTPAMYPSMSVNVSMNMTMHGYGSESSACSQWPPQSSASAVNVLYPPLLSPGHYPSGTTYSFTADFRPPLPGSSAQSVPSIETPPQPPQRSTCYSAGTYSPIQKPNPMCGASKLRSVRTFGIGYDEDDSGDSLPDAKPNLCRLCGKTYARPSTLKTHLRTHSGERPYRCPDCNKSFSQAANLTAHVRTHTGQKPFRCPICDRRFSQSSSVTTHMRTHSGERPYRCRACKKAFSDSSTLTKHLRIHSGEKPYQCKLCLLRFSQSGNLNRHMRVHGTNGGNSIT; translated from the exons ATGTACATTACGTGTGGAGATGGGATCCCCATGGAGCCGGAAATGGGATATGTTCCCAACAATCCCCTGTTTGGGCTACCGCAAGATAGTCCTCAG GAGTGTCCGTCGGCATCCTGCATCGGTTGCTCCAGCTGCCAGTGCCAAGCTTCCACATTTACTATTGCTGAGTTTCACGAAGACGCCAGAGGATCGGATTTCGACTGCGGAAGTTGTCTCGACCACAACACTATTCTCAG CCTACCGCAGAACATTCACACACACCAGCAACCAACCTCAAGTACTTACTGGAGTGAAGATATGGGATCCTTTCCAGGTCTTCCGCCTCTTGAGTTGGATCCATTACCTAGTCTATTCCCCTTCTCACCCTGCGGTGCTTCGTATgg tCGAAATGAAAGACCAACACATGACATGGCTGATGTCCTTCTATCTCTCAAGCATGCCGTGCTGAAGCCAAGTCCAGAGCCTCAGCCCCATCAGGCGTCATCTCAGTCATTTGGGGCACCCCAAGCATCCCTTTCGTACACCGTTCACCCGTCGGTTCAGACACCCACTGCAGCTACAGCAAACTACGGTCCAAGTGGCTACTATGAGAGCTCCTGCGGGCAACATACACCAGCCATGTATCCCAGTATGAGTGTCAACGTCAGCATGAACATGACAATGCACGGATACGGTAGTGAATCATCAGCATGCTCTCAGTGGCCACCACAATCATCAGCATCTGCAGTAAATGTTCTCTACCCCCCGCTCTTGAGTCCTGGGCACTATCCCAGTGGAACCACGTACTCCTTCACGGCGGACTTTCGTCCACCTCTACCGGGTTCATCTGCTCAAAGTGTGCCCTCCATTGAGACACCCCCGCAGCCGCCACAGCGCTCAACATGCTATTCCGCCGGAACATATTCCCCAATCCAAAAGCCAAATCCCATGTGTGGAGCATCGAAACTACGGTCAGTTCGTACATTTGGAATTGGATATGATGAAGATGACAGCGGAGACAGTTTGCCAGATGCAAAGCCCAATTTATGTCGCCTCTGCGGGAAGACTTATGCTAGGCCTAGCACACTCAAGACGCACCTCAGAACTCATTCCGGAGAGAGACCTTACAG ATGTCCAGATTGCAACAAGAGCTTCTCTCAGGCAGCCAATTTGACGGCACACGTGAGGACCCATACAGGCCAAAAACCCTTCCGGTGCCCCATTTGCGATCGAAGATTCTCCCAGAGTTCCAGTGTAACAACTCACATGAGGACACATTCCGGGGAACGACCTTACAG ATGTCGCGCATGCAAAAAGGCTTTCTCGGACAGCTCCACCCTCACGAAACATCTCCGGATCCATAGTGGTGAGAAGCCATACCAGTGCAAGCTGTGCTTATTGAG ATTTTCTCAGTCAGGCAACCTCAATCGTCACATGCGAGTCCACGGGACCAATGGTGGAAATTCAATAACATGA